One window of Alkaliphilus metalliredigens QYMF genomic DNA carries:
- a CDS encoding aminotransferase-like domain-containing protein produces the protein MPVNSFENYPMAWKPVLDKTVKPLYLALANQLEQDIINGRILPGTKLPPYRELADFLDINVSTVSKAFKVCILKGILSTTVGSGTFVSFDALSNTYLLTDGRPKNMIEMGATIPEPASYEPLMLQLKNIVSESDLIKCFGYSRPGDVLWQKDAAVKLISKGGYTTDIETILFASGGQNAITATLIGLCQQGDRIGTDPHTYSGLKTAASMLGVQLVPIKNKGLEMDEDALIYACKNENLKGIYLIPDYQNPTSHTMSIEGRRALAKIAKEYNVFIIEDATYSLMHEKPVQAVASFAPEHTIYIASMSKAIAPGLRLAYVSVPKQYKEPLSNALYNMNISVSPLMAELAARMIVSNEIDTIIDNHRKNTIERNQLVNDYLSEFDCRGEDTCIFRWLKLSNQTSGAHFETLALEHGVQVYAAERFVVGNSDPEKAVRLSICAPETIEELEKGLEILKQLLRSLK, from the coding sequence ATGCCTGTAAATTCATTTGAAAACTATCCCATGGCTTGGAAACCAGTCTTAGATAAAACTGTTAAGCCATTATATTTAGCATTAGCAAATCAACTGGAACAGGATATTATAAATGGAAGGATACTTCCAGGAACTAAATTGCCACCCTATAGAGAATTGGCTGATTTCTTAGACATAAATGTAAGTACTGTTTCAAAGGCTTTTAAGGTGTGTATCTTAAAAGGGATATTAAGCACAACAGTGGGAAGTGGTACATTTGTTTCCTTTGATGCCTTATCCAATACATATCTACTTACTGATGGCAGACCAAAAAATATGATCGAAATGGGAGCTACTATTCCAGAGCCAGCCTCTTATGAACCCCTGATGCTACAATTAAAAAACATAGTGAGTGAATCTGACCTTATCAAATGCTTCGGCTATAGTAGACCCGGAGATGTGCTTTGGCAGAAAGACGCGGCGGTAAAACTGATAAGCAAGGGTGGTTATACTACAGATATTGAAACTATATTGTTTGCCAGCGGTGGTCAAAATGCCATCACAGCTACACTTATTGGTTTATGCCAGCAGGGAGATAGGATTGGCACTGACCCCCATACCTATTCTGGTCTAAAAACAGCCGCCAGTATGCTTGGTGTTCAATTAGTACCTATTAAAAATAAAGGGCTAGAAATGGACGAGGATGCACTAATTTATGCCTGTAAAAATGAAAATCTAAAGGGTATTTATCTGATACCAGACTACCAAAATCCAACCAGCCACACCATGTCCATTGAAGGCAGAAGAGCATTAGCTAAAATTGCGAAAGAGTACAATGTTTTTATCATAGAGGATGCTACTTACAGTCTGATGCATGAAAAGCCAGTACAGGCTGTGGCATCATTTGCACCAGAACACACAATCTATATAGCCAGTATGTCGAAAGCCATTGCTCCTGGTCTACGCTTGGCTTATGTATCAGTGCCAAAGCAGTATAAAGAACCTCTGTCCAATGCACTTTATAATATGAATATATCTGTTTCTCCACTGATGGCAGAATTAGCTGCTCGTATGATTGTGTCAAATGAAATTGATACCATTATTGATAATCACCGAAAGAACACAATTGAAAGAAATCAATTGGTTAATGATTATTTGTCTGAATTTGATTGCCGTGGTGAAGATACCTGTATTTTTCGTTGGCTAAAATTATCAAACCAAACATCAGGAGCTCATTTTGAAACCTTGGCCTTAGAGCACGGTGTTCAAGTATATGCAGCAGAACGATTTGTGGTTGGAAACAGTGATCCTGAAAAAGCAGTTCGTCTATCTATTTGTGCACCTGAAACCATAGAAGAGTTAGAAAAAGGTTTAGAAATCTTAAAACAACTATTGCGTTCCCTTAAATAA
- a CDS encoding AzlC family ABC transporter permease: MKTFRFAIKQIIPLLFSYTFVGIAFGILIHEAGYSVLWAFLSGVFIYAGAMQIVMVSLIISDVPLLMIAMMTFFINARHIFYGIGFVAKFRKMGWKYPYMVLTLTDETYSVFCSIEYPENIDEQKADFYIALICHMLWVLSCTMGALIGEILPFDMTGIEFSATAFFVVVCVNQWHQFESHIPAITGFASAIGFYILLGADYFLLPALSVSLITLTIMKERIDMQTGGVKYDN, translated from the coding sequence ATGAAAACATTTCGTTTTGCTATTAAGCAAATAATACCTTTGTTATTTTCATATACTTTTGTCGGTATTGCATTTGGAATTCTAATACATGAGGCAGGCTATTCAGTTCTTTGGGCTTTTTTATCAGGCGTTTTCATTTATGCAGGCGCTATGCAGATTGTTATGGTTTCCCTCATAATCTCTGACGTACCGCTGCTTATGATTGCAATGATGACATTCTTCATCAATGCAAGACACATTTTCTACGGTATAGGATTTGTGGCTAAATTCCGCAAGATGGGCTGGAAGTACCCTTATATGGTTTTAACACTAACCGATGAAACCTATTCAGTTTTTTGTTCTATCGAATATCCAGAGAATATAGATGAGCAAAAAGCAGATTTCTATATTGCTCTAATATGCCATATGCTGTGGGTTTTAAGTTGTACAATGGGAGCTTTAATTGGTGAAATCCTACCCTTTGATATGACGGGAATTGAGTTTTCTGCTACCGCATTTTTTGTTGTAGTTTGTGTCAATCAATGGCATCAATTTGAATCCCACATCCCGGCTATCACAGGTTTTGCCAGTGCCATTGGATTCTATATTCTATTAGGAGCAGACTACTTTTTACTTCCTGCATTATCGGTGAGTTTAATTACACTGACCATTATGAAGGAACGTATAGACATGCAGACGGGAGGAGTGAAGTATGACAATTGA
- a CDS encoding branched-chain amino acid transporter permease: MTIDFGSSAAVLIVVASITGLTRAVPYLLFGGKKELPRIVHYLGTVLPGSIMIILVIYCLRNIDLAAFPFGMVELLSIGIVIVAQVTKKNTFLSIFLGTACYMILIRIVF, from the coding sequence ATGACAATTGATTTTGGCTCTTCTGCTGCAGTCCTTATTGTAGTTGCCTCAATAACAGGGCTCACTCGTGCTGTACCGTATCTTTTGTTTGGTGGAAAGAAAGAACTTCCCAGAATTGTTCACTACCTTGGTACTGTATTGCCTGGATCTATCATGATTATTCTAGTGATATACTGTCTAAGAAACATTGACTTGGCCGCTTTCCCCTTTGGTATGGTGGAATTACTTTCAATTGGCATTGTGATAGTTGCTCAAGTCACAAAAAAGAATACTTTTCTCAGTATCTTTCTCGGGACAGCCTGTTATATGATTTTAATTCGTATAGTGTTCTAA
- a CDS encoding response regulator transcription factor, producing the protein MIKVLLVEDDTLVAKIILYYLEQAETYEVIWAKTGSEAYANARDKFDVILLDILLPDVNGLDLCSRLTEWHDCPIIFISCLDCSDTIVQALERGGDDFIVKPFDNKILEARIKANLRRANKSPNKANNILACTGFKLDANRHIVVKNEGELKLSSTEFKILSFLMQNPGQYYTPKELYYKIWGAKSYGDPRTVIVHIHNIRNKIEEDVNNPRFLKMEWGQGYYFDPKGKAN; encoded by the coding sequence ATGATAAAGGTTCTTTTAGTTGAAGATGATACGTTAGTAGCAAAGATAATCCTCTACTACCTTGAACAAGCTGAGACATATGAAGTTATTTGGGCCAAAACAGGTAGCGAAGCCTATGCAAATGCAAGAGATAAATTTGATGTGATACTCCTTGATATTTTGCTGCCAGATGTTAATGGTCTTGACCTTTGTTCTAGGTTGACAGAGTGGCATGATTGTCCTATTATTTTTATTTCATGTCTTGACTGCAGTGATACAATTGTTCAAGCTTTAGAGAGGGGAGGCGACGATTTTATAGTAAAGCCTTTTGATAATAAAATTTTGGAGGCACGAATAAAAGCAAATCTGCGAAGAGCGAATAAATCACCCAATAAAGCTAATAATATTTTAGCTTGTACCGGTTTTAAATTAGATGCAAATCGTCATATTGTTGTAAAGAACGAAGGTGAATTAAAACTCTCTTCTACTGAATTTAAGATATTGTCATTTTTAATGCAGAATCCAGGGCAATATTATACCCCTAAAGAATTATATTATAAAATCTGGGGAGCAAAAAGCTATGGGGATCCACGAACTGTGATCGTTCATATACATAATATTAGAAATAAAATTGAAGAAGATGTGAACAATCCTAGATTTTTAAAAATGGAGTGGGGACAAGGATATTACTTTGACCCTAAGGGAAAAGCTAATTGA
- a CDS encoding FAD-dependent oxidoreductase, whose amino-acid sequence MKKLISLLVCICMITFIFVGCTTEEPVVLINDSFEGTAAGMQGPMTVRITVEDSKITDIEFTENSETESVVRVALERIPNQIIENQSLSVDIVTGATLTSFAIINAVTNAAREAGLDVDALKENKVVVTPKDPETWDTDVLVMGGGGAGLTAAISAAEQGASVTLIEKASVLGGNTLLAGAAYNAVDLEAQNNMILSRAQKDTLDSYLALSPLDPKLKFDTFPEWEEVLTELKADINAFYSNNIGKTAGADMPGFDSSALHMWHMYTGGLRELLNGSWIAPEVHLARQLAINSLDAFQWMGEVGLEASYGADAKYGDAPGTGTVLGAMWPRTHTFMTGTLRIPQLEKVAKDKGVIIYTDTTGTELLVDASGKVVGAKAVQVDGTQITINTTNGVVLATGGYSADATMVKDYDSYWGDDLSSRTLSTNMGTNQGDGIVMALEIGAGVTGMEVAQMMPSSSPVKGTMTDGIWADAAEQIWIDGEGNRFVNEYAERDVLAKASLALEDGIFYIIYSGRGDIGNPDEQLKGTEYNARVAAMVEGGHVWYGKNIAELAEATKTSAAGVAPGFTEEQLRKTIEKYNSYVANQKDDDFHKENIAGAIDLEYIESNDDVGIAISPRKSSLHHTMGGTVIDVEGHVLNGDGKIIPGLWAAGEVTGGIHGGNRLGGNAITDIFVFGRIAGINAGAGK is encoded by the coding sequence ATGAAAAAACTTATTTCATTACTTGTTTGTATTTGCATGATTACTTTTATATTTGTGGGGTGTACCACGGAGGAGCCAGTTGTACTGATTAACGACAGCTTTGAAGGTACTGCTGCTGGTATGCAAGGACCAATGACTGTAAGGATTACTGTTGAAGACAGTAAAATCACAGATATTGAGTTTACAGAGAACTCTGAAACTGAAAGTGTTGTAAGAGTAGCCCTTGAACGTATACCAAATCAGATAATTGAAAACCAAAGTTTATCTGTAGATATTGTAACAGGCGCAACTTTGACTAGTTTTGCTATTATTAATGCAGTTACTAATGCTGCTAGAGAAGCTGGCCTAGATGTTGATGCTCTAAAGGAAAATAAGGTAGTTGTTACACCAAAGGATCCTGAAACATGGGATACAGATGTCCTTGTAATGGGTGGGGGAGGCGCTGGTCTTACTGCAGCAATTAGTGCAGCAGAGCAAGGAGCTAGCGTTACCCTTATTGAGAAGGCGTCTGTATTAGGTGGAAATACACTGTTGGCAGGTGCAGCATACAATGCAGTTGATCTTGAGGCACAGAATAACATGATATTAAGTAGAGCTCAAAAAGATACATTAGATAGTTATCTTGCCCTTAGTCCACTTGATCCAAAGCTGAAATTCGACACTTTTCCTGAATGGGAAGAAGTATTGACAGAGCTCAAGGCTGATATAAATGCATTCTATTCAAATAATATTGGAAAAACCGCCGGAGCGGACATGCCTGGTTTTGACTCTAGTGCATTACACATGTGGCATATGTATACAGGAGGACTTCGTGAGTTATTAAATGGTAGTTGGATTGCCCCAGAAGTTCACCTTGCGAGACAGTTAGCTATTAATTCTTTAGATGCTTTTCAATGGATGGGAGAAGTTGGTCTTGAAGCATCTTACGGTGCTGATGCTAAGTATGGGGATGCTCCTGGAACTGGTACAGTACTTGGTGCTATGTGGCCAAGAACTCATACTTTCATGACAGGTACTCTACGTATCCCTCAACTTGAAAAAGTTGCAAAGGATAAAGGCGTTATAATATATACTGATACTACAGGCACTGAACTTTTAGTGGATGCATCAGGCAAGGTAGTAGGTGCAAAAGCTGTCCAGGTAGATGGCACACAAATCACAATTAATACAACTAATGGAGTTGTTCTTGCAACAGGTGGATATAGCGCAGACGCGACTATGGTTAAGGACTATGATAGTTATTGGGGAGATGACCTTTCAAGTAGAACACTATCAACTAATATGGGCACTAACCAGGGCGATGGAATTGTAATGGCTCTAGAAATCGGTGCCGGTGTAACTGGCATGGAAGTTGCTCAAATGATGCCTTCTTCATCGCCTGTTAAAGGTACTATGACCGACGGTATTTGGGCTGATGCAGCAGAGCAGATCTGGATTGACGGAGAGGGCAATCGATTTGTAAATGAATATGCTGAACGTGATGTTCTTGCTAAAGCTTCACTAGCTCTTGAAGATGGTATTTTCTATATTATCTATTCAGGCAGAGGAGATATTGGAAACCCTGATGAGCAATTAAAAGGAACTGAATATAATGCACGTGTAGCAGCCATGGTTGAAGGTGGTCATGTATGGTATGGTAAAAATATCGCTGAATTAGCAGAAGCTACTAAAACTTCTGCAGCAGGTGTTGCACCTGGATTTACTGAAGAACAATTACGTAAGACAATAGAAAAATATAACAGCTATGTAGCAAATCAAAAAGATGATGACTTTCATAAGGAAAATATTGCAGGAGCCATTGATCTTGAGTATATAGAATCTAATGACGATGTTGGAATTGCCATAAGTCCAAGAAAATCATCATTGCATCATACAATGGGTGGTACTGTTATTGATGTCGAAGGTCATGTTTTAAATGGAGATGGAAAAATTATTCCTGGTTTATGGGCAGCGGGAGAAGTTACAGGTGGAATTCACGGTGGTAACAGACTTGGTGGGAATGCAATTACTGACATATTTGTTTTCGGACGCATTGCAGGAATAAATGCAGGAGCGGGAAAATAA